The Daucus carota subsp. sativus chromosome 9, DH1 v3.0, whole genome shotgun sequence genome window below encodes:
- the LOC135149585 gene encoding F-box/kelch-repeat protein At3g23880-like gives MSATSFDDLPPETIIEILLRLPVKDLVRSTSVNKTWYSLINDPSFISSQISRSICHSHDNALLIIPPSTSLKKECSLFSTQTSSTLIEKFDIPFETKTRTLKLIAQVHGMLLITDLQTDYASRELYLWNPYVKRHRVLVSSCYKKHLDNLETTCALGMGFDKLMNDYKIVRIIYVEDDQGELLGDVAPKAEIFSRMENVWRKIRNPGVPRLDIEDGVFVDGCYYWLERNYAIVDHTSTCHGHKLRIMSFDFHSELFGEFNLPDDLSQILARNPINKLMRFEDSLALCVLDEPLNKGDSGLPYCIWLMRQENGVVTWTLRFRYVLEECGYPLAITKNGTLVIELFCSKNPGLASIVFCNQNMIHQDHGFGECMGPVEISTSVFNLSTFDTSFPESLIMYEG, from the coding sequence ATGTCTGCAACATCCTTTGATGATCTTCCTCCTGAAACAATCATCGAAATCCTCTTAAGACTGCCTGTGAAAGACCTTGTGAGGTCAACTTCAGTCAACAAAACATGGTACTCTCTTATTAACGACCCCTCGttcatttcttctcaaatctctcgTTCTATTTGTCATTCTCATGACAATGCTTTGCTTATTATCCCTCCTTCCACCTCTCTCAAAAAGGAGTGCTCTTTATTCTCTACGCAAACTTCCAGTACCCTTATCGAAAAATTCGATATTCCTTTTGAGACAAAGACTCGTACTTTGAAATTAATTGCTCAGGTTCATGGAATGCTTTTGATTACTGATTTACAAACTGATTATGCTTCCAGGGAGTTGTATCTTTGGAATCCTTATGTTAAGCGACATAGAGTACTTGTTTCGAGTTGTTATAAGAAGCATCTGGATAACCTGGAAACGACGTGTGCTTTGGGGATGGGTTTTGACAAGCTCATGAATGATTACAAAATTGTAAGGATTATTTATGTTGAGGATGACCAGGGGGAGCTGTTGGGTGATGTAGCTCCTAAGGCTGAAATTTTTAGCCGGATGGAGAACGTATGGAGGAAGATTAGAAACCCTGGAGTTCCACGACTAGATATTGAAGATGGGGTTTTCGTTGATGGTTGTTATTACTGGTTGGAAAGGAACTATGCCATAGTTGACCACACCAGTACTTGTCATGGTCACAAACTGAGGATAATGTCCTTCGATTTTCATTCTGAGCTGTTTGGGGAATTTAACCTCCCCGATGATCTTTCCCAAATTTTGGCAAGAAATCCCATAAATAAGCTTATGCGGTTTGAGGATTCACTTGCTCTTTGTGTTCTAGACGAACCACTAAATAAGGGGGACTCTGGTCTTCCTTATTGTATATGGTTGATGAGACAAGAAAATGGTGTGGTCACCTGGACTCTGCGTTTTAGATATGTACTTGAAGAGTGTGGGTATCCTTTAGCCATTACCAAGAACGGGACCCTAGTAATAGAGTTATTTTGCTCAAAGAACCCCGGTTTGGCAAGCATAGTCTTTTGTAACCAGAACATGATTCATCAAGATCATGGATTTGGTGAATGTATGGGTCCAGTAGAGATTTCAACATCGGTTTTTAATCTTTCTACTTTCGACACTTCCTTTCCGGAGAGTTTAATCATGTACGAGGGATGA
- the LOC135149586 gene encoding F-box/kelch-repeat protein At3g06240-like: protein MSATSFDDLPPETIIKILLRLPVKDLVRELYLWNPYVKLHRVLVSSCYKKHMDNLETTCALGMGFDKLMNDYKIVRIIYVEDDQGELLGDVAPKVEIFSLAENVWRKIKNPGVPRLDIEDGVFVDGCYHWLESNYAIVDHTSTCHGHKLRIMSFDFHSELFGEFNLPDDLSKILARNPINKLMRFEDSLALCVLDEPLNKGDSGLPYCIWLMRQENGVVTWTLRFRYVLEECGYPLAITKNGTLVIELFCSKNPGLASIVFCNQSMIHQDHGFGECMGPVEISTSVFNISIVDTSFRQSLILYEGGKSLLKYAKY from the exons ATGTCTGCAACATCGTTTGATGATCTTCCTCCTGAAACAATCATCAAAATCCTCTTAAGACTGCCTGTGAAAGACCTTGTGAG GGAGTTGTATCTTTGGAATCCTTATGTTAAGCTACATAGAGTACTTGTTTCGAGTTGTTATAAGAAGCATATGGATAACCTGGAAACGACGTGTGCTTTGGGGATGGGTTTTGACAAGCTCATGAATGATTACAAAATTGTAAGGATTATTTATGTTGAGGATGACCAGGGGGAGCTGTTGGGTGATGTAGCTCCTAAGGTTGAAATTTTTAGCCTGGCGGAGAACGTATGGAGGAAGATTAAAAACCCTGGAGTTCCACGACTAGATATTGAAGATGGGGTTTTCGTTGATGGTTGTTATCACTGGTTGGAAAGCAACTATGCCATAGTTGACCACACCAGTACTTGTCATGGTCACAAACTGAGGATAATGTCCTTCGATTTTCATTCTGAGCTGTTTGGTGAATTTAACCTCCCCGATGATCTTTCCAAAATTTTGGCAAGAAATCCCATAAATAAGCTTATGCGGTTTGAGGATTCACTTGCTCTTTGTGTTCTAGATGAACCACTAAATAAGGGGGACTCTGGTCTTCCTTATTGTATATGGTTGATGAGACAAGAAAATGGTGTGGTCACCTGGACTCTGCGTTTTAGATATGTACTTGAAGAGTGTGGGTATCCTTTAGCCATTACCAAGAACGGGACCCTAGTAATAGAGTTATTTTGCTCAAAGAACCCCGGTTTGGCAAGCATAGTCTTTTGTAACCAGAGCATGATTCATCAAGATCATGGATTTGGTGAATGTATGGGTCCAGTAGAGATTTCAACATCggtttttaatatttctattGTCGACACTTCCTTTCGACAGAGTTTAATCTTGTATGAGGGAGGAAAATCGCTGCTGAAATATGCAAAGTACTAG
- the LOC135149587 gene encoding F-box/kelch-repeat protein At3g06240-like: MSATSFDDLPPETIIKILLRLPVKDLVRELYLWNPYVKLHRVLVSSCYKKHMDNLETTCALGMGFDKLMNDYKIVRIIYVEDDQGELLGDVAPKVEIFSLAENVWRKIKNPGVPRLDIEDGVFVDGCYHWLESNYAIVDHTSTCHGHKLRIMSFDFHSELFGEFNLPDDLSKILARNPINKLMRFEDSLALCVLDEPLNKGDSGLPYCIWLMRQENGVVTWTLRFRYVLEECGYPLAITKNGTLVIELFCSKNPGLASIVFCNQSMIHQDHGFGECMGPVEISTSVFNISIVDTSFRQSLILYEGGKSLLKYAKY; this comes from the exons AAGACTGCCTGTGAAAGACCTTGTGAG GGAGTTGTATCTTTGGAATCCTTATGTTAAGCTACATAGAGTACTTGTTTCGAGTTGTTATAAGAAGCATATGGATAACCTGGAAACGACGTGTGCTTTGGGGATGGGTTTTGACAAGCTCATGAATGATTACAAAATTGTAAGGATTATTTATGTTGAGGATGACCAGGGGGAGCTGTTGGGTGATGTAGCTCCTAAGGTTGAAATTTTTAGCCTGGCGGAGAACGTATGGAGGAAGATTAAAAACCCTGGAGTTCCACGACTAGATATTGAAGATGGGGTTTTCGTTGATGGTTGTTATCACTGGTTGGAAAGCAACTATGCCATAGTTGACCACACCAGTACTTGTCATGGTCACAAACTGAGGATAATGTCCTTCGATTTTCATTCTGAGCTGTTTGGTGAATTTAACCTCCCCGATGATCTTTCCAAAATTTTGGCAAGAAATCCCATAAATAAGCTTATGCGGTTTGAGGATTCACTTGCTCTTTGTGTTCTAGATGAACCACTAAATAAGGGGGACTCTGGTCTTCCTTATTGTATATGGTTGATGAGACAAGAAAATGGTGTGGTCACCTGGACTCTGCGTTTTAGATATGTACTTGAAGAGTGTGGGTATCCTTTAGCCATTACCAAGAACGGGACCCTAGTAATAGAGTTATTTTGCTCAAAGAACCCCGGTTTGGCAAGCATAGTCTTTTGTAACCAGAGCATGATTCATCAAGATCATGGATTTGGTGAATGTATGGGTCCAGTAGAGATTTCAACATCggtttttaatatttctattGTCGACACTTCCTTTCGACAGAGTTTAATCTTGTATGAGGGAGGAAAATCGCTGCTGAAATATGCAAAGTACTAG